The region CGCCGCCGCCATCGACGCGATGCGGCACGCGTACGCGCCGTACTCGACGTTCCCGGTGGGCGCCGCCGCGCTGGTCGACGACGGCCGCGTGGTGGTGGGCTGCAACGTGGAGAACGCCGCGTACGGGGTGACGCTCTGCGCCGAGTGTGGGGTGGTCTCCAGCCTGCACGCCACCGGCGGCGGTCGACTCCTCGCGCTGTCCTGCGTCGACGCCACCGGCGAGCCGTTGATGCCGTGCGGGCGTTGCCGGCAGCTGCTCTGGGAGCACGGCGGCCCGGAGTGCCTGATCGAGACCAAGGGCAACCCGCTGCGGATGGCCGAGCTGCTGCCGCACGCCTTCGGCGTGGAGGACCTGGAGGCCGTCACCGGGGAGACGCCGGTGCCGGTGGTTCCGGAGCGGCTTGCCGCGTGGCGCGGGCGCGGCACCGTCTTCGTGCACGCGGACCTGTCCGCCGGCCAGCAGGTCTGGACGGCGTACTGGGAACGCTCCGCCGGGGACGACGCCGGTGCCGAGACCGGTGTGCTGGAGGAGGCGCCGAGCTGGGACGATCCGGCCGAGGCGATCACCTGGGGTCTGGCCCGATCGCCCCGGGTGGTCGTGGTGGACGCCACCGGCACCATCTTTTGGGCGGGTGAGGGCGAGCCGCCGCTGGAGATCCCGGTGCGCTGGTCCGCCAGCTGACCTCGAAACGCCAGCGACCGCACGGCAAGACCGCGAGGCCGCCCGCACCCCCATGACCGTGCTTGATCCTGGAAGTAGTGCCCTACCTCGCGAGACGAGGCGACTACTTCCTGGTTCGAGCGTGATCATGGGGGCCCGAGCGGCTGGCCCGAGGCCGCGCCACGATCATGAGGACGCCGATCGGCTGGCACGGCACTGGACGGATTCACAACGACGTGAGAAGGAACCGCAGAGTGAGTGCTTTTGCTGCTGTTGATGTCATTCGGGTCAAGCGGGACGGCGGGGTGCTGTCGGACGCGCAGATCGACTGGGTGGTCGACGCGTACACCCGGGGGGCGGTCGCGGACGAGCAGATGTCCGCGCTCGCGATGGCGATCCTGCTCAACGGCATGACCGGGCCGGAGATCGCCCGGTGGACCGCCGCGATGATCGCGAGCGGCGAGCGGTTGGACCTCTCGGCGGTACGCCGGCCGACCGTCGACAAGCACTCCACCGGAGGCGTCGGCGACAAGATCACTC is a window of Micromonospora sp. WMMD961 DNA encoding:
- a CDS encoding cytidine deaminase; translation: MSDIDWARLRAAAIDAMRHAYAPYSTFPVGAAALVDDGRVVVGCNVENAAYGVTLCAECGVVSSLHATGGGRLLALSCVDATGEPLMPCGRCRQLLWEHGGPECLIETKGNPLRMAELLPHAFGVEDLEAVTGETPVPVVPERLAAWRGRGTVFVHADLSAGQQVWTAYWERSAGDDAGAETGVLEEAPSWDDPAEAITWGLARSPRVVVVDATGTIFWAGEGEPPLEIPVRWSAS